The Rhodamnia argentea isolate NSW1041297 chromosome 7, ASM2092103v1, whole genome shotgun sequence genome contains the following window.
CTCTTATATTGTAGATGTATTAAGAGTTGCATTATCCAGGTCGAACAAGAAGTGAAAGGCAatcttgccaaaaataaaatatcatatCCCAAAGTTCTGTACTTtactgaaaattttggtttctgCTTATAAATCTTGCAGAGTGTGTACTGACATTTGCATGATTGGACCAGTTTATGTATTTTGTTCTATGTTTACCATACTTTGAACTTGCTTAGGTCCCGTGAACCTAAGGTCCATAACTGGGAAGTTTCTCAGGAAAAGTGAAGGTTTAGAGTTTCtcgaaataaataaagaaatgaataaATCCATCAGGCTAACTCCTTAAGTCATTTTTGATACTTTGGGCTTGGCAAAAGTTCCACTTTCTTTTTCAGATGCTATGATTTTGGAATATGTTGATTATGATTTATGGTGTATATACTTCTGAATTGCAATTAATGTTAGATCTTAGGACTATATGCGTCTGGATAATATGTAAATTATTATGTTCAGGAATTGTTTTTTATGCCTGTGTGGCTACGCTGGTAGTTTGTTGAGTTGCTTGGGTATATATCCGTCCAATGGTCTAGTCGGCAGGCCTTTTTCATGCCTGATCTGGATAGCCACTGTCTAACTTACTGGATACCCTGAATCAGCAGGGCATGTATGGTCTTCTAGATAAGAAGCCAGATAGGATAAAAGTTACCGTTCCGGCACTTGGCGCTGCACTGTTAGATCAGTTACGCCCAAATAAGTCCAGATGAGATCctagataaatttttttttgtgtgtgtggatCTCACGGTGGTCTCGAAAATGACTAAAATAGGTGTGACCACTGCAGCAGCAGCACCAGCCACAGTAGACTAgagtttttattttcccttATACTTTATTTTCATCAGACCTTGGTTCACCAAATACATTCCGGGATAGGATATGGACATATTGACCACTATTTCTGGTATTTTTCCTAGCGGGAGATTGGAGATAAGAGATCTAGGGAGATTTCTCTTCCAATCCTTCCTATCTAACTTTATATCCTGGTGACCAAACAAAACGTACATGGAAGACGCTTTTGTGGCTGCCCCTTGATCAATATGCTTTAAAATAAACGGAAGACGCTTTTCTGGATGCCACTTGATCAAGGAGCTTACATTTGAGGGAAACATAGCAACAAAAGTACATTCATGCagaatttgaagatgaatgTTCTCTACACAATCAAATTTGTACTAAGTGTGGTTGAATCAATTATATGTTAGTATAAATTTTAGCTAGCAAAAGTCACAAAAAGATTGTCTCTGTTGTAAATAGAAGAGCTGGTCCTGGCTTGTTTTTATGATCTTACTTACATGGTGTGAAGTCTTAGCATGGACATACTGACTATTGAGGAGGTTACGCTTAAACAAACGTGATTGCTCATCAGTCGgagaaaatatgatttttcactaaatttttcctttttcctttttatttatttatttatttgcagTTCTCATTTCATGCTTTTGTGATGGGTAGCTTTGGATCTCAATCTCGTGGGTTAAGATTCAGttttaaagttttaaaactgATTATCTGTTTAGGCTTTACTTATTTGACATTCTTGCTATTGCCTACTACATTTAATCATAAGGAAAGTTTTGTGGGAAGAACAGAACTGCCTTATGCTTGAGCTCTTGGTCTGCTGAAAGGTATTTGATGTTTAGTTGTCCAGGATGCCACTATATCTGATGCTGGAAGCATTTCTTGAAATGAATACTACTTTAGTTTATTGTAGTTTTAACATGAAGGTAAGGATATAGCCTATAGATACAAGTGGAATGAGTGCACGACTGCATTAAGAAAAGGCATAACTCCTCTGTATTGTGTATCCATGCATACTTTTGTGTTTTCAGCAGGAGTTGCAAACAAGTATCCGATCCTATTTTTTACcgggaaaaatggaaaaacaagtAGCCAACTCTCCTGGGAGAGATGGTTGGAACCTATTTCCAAAAGCTAGCATTGTGTCCTTTATTGTGCTTAGGTGCCTTATCTCATGCTTGGTCTCAACCTGTTATATGTGCCTTGCAGTCCACATCGAACCACTGGACGCATTTAATGCTTTGATAGTCATGGGAAACATgattaagtgtttttttttttttggtactatgGGAATATGCCTGTCACATAAGTTGACTATGGAAAATGTTCTGTTGATTCAGGTTGCTAAGATCATAGAAGTCGCAAATATCCTTTGTGTGAAGTTGCAAACTTTCATTCAATGCTTAACCGGACAAAGGTGAGAAACAAAGGTCCTGTACGCACTTGGCAATTGCAAGTGGTCAGTTCCTCAATTTGTTATATGGGTGTTGTAGGTAGGCACGTACCACCTATTGGTCTGTGGCACAACTCCTTGCATGATTCGTGGCTCACGTGACACTGAATCAACCTTATGAAAGACTTGGGAGTGATAGGACAATGGCAAGGTCATTGCAGCGTCATGATTCCTGCTTAATATTGCACACAAGCATTCTTTTGATGCCGGAAAAAGTTTTGAGATATATCTCAACAATTTCTCCATCTTTTTATCCACAGAATTGACCAAGGATGGTTTGTTCTTTGGAGAAATGAATTGCTTGGTCAGTGTTTATTTACATCTTTACTAATTCCACCTGTATCTTTTGGAGAACTCTATTTGAGTAAGATAATGAAGCCAGCATATCTGGATAGGTTGCAAAGGTTGTGGTCACATAAGTATAATTATTTGCATAAGGATACTAGCCATCTTTTATTTATCATGATGTGTTCTATTGCTTATAAGCTGtgcattattaaaatttttttttttgcagggcTGTTGTGTTAAATGCTGCCATGAGGTCTGTTGCTGATTTGTAATGGATCTGAAGGATATAATTAATGTGTGGGTCCACTAAAGATTCTCTCGTTTGCTCAACTCTTTTGAACATTTTAGCAAGTATTCCTCTTATTTTACCACTtgttctctctcattttgcaggGAGATGTCACTGCAGTGCGTGTTGTTGAGATAGTTGAGATGTTGAGAGTAGGGGAGAAGCTACCGGTAAGGAAGTCGTCCTGAAATTGGTCTCTTAGTGTGAAAAGAAATTCATGGGAATTGCATCTTTTCTACATAATTAGTTGTAGTAGATCATTTAGCAATGAATTGGGTCCTGCAGAGTAAGCTGTATAAACTCCCTCAACTGGCATTGGCTCATCGTCTTCAGGCCACTCGGCTATTCATCGACGCCCGAGTCAAATGGGTTCGTGATCCGTTCCTTGACACTGCCGTCGAGAAGGAGAAAGACCTCAAGCCCCTGTGCTCTCTCCTCCACCACAtcctctcctccccctccctctccctccccctctcctccgCTTCCCTCCTCCATCTCCCTTCCTCCGCCACCACCTCCACCGCTGCCTCCTTCTTCCTCAAATACCCCTCCGTCTTCACCATCTTCCAGCCCAGCCCCGGCCTCCCTCTCCATGTCAGGCTCGCCCCTTCTGCCCTCTCCATCCACCGCCAAGAGTCTGCCCTCCACCTCTCCCCATCCACCCGCCACTCTGCCGCCACCCGCCTTGCCAAGCTCTTGATGCTCACTGGTTCTTTGGCTTTGCCCTTCCATATCATTGATAAGTTCAGGTGGGACTTGGGCTTGCCTCCTAATTATGTCCCTGACCTCCTCTCCGATTATCCCGATTACTTCAATGTTCGCGCTGTCAAGGATGAGGCCACGGGCAAAGAATTGCTTGCGCTGGAGCTTGTGTCCTGGAGAGACGAGCTGGCTGTGTCATCATTGCAGGAGAGGGTGAGAGACGGGGACTTCAATGGGAAACCAGGAAAGCGCATCAGGTTCTCGATGAATTTCCCCAGAGGGTTTGATCTGGAGAAGAGGGTCAAGGCTTGGGTGGATCGGTGGCAGGACTTACCCTACATATCACCTTATGAGGATGGTTTCCATCTGGCGCCCAGTGGTGATCAGGCAGAGAAGTGGATGGTGGCTGTCCTCCACGAGTTGCTGTGGCTCCTCCTGTCGAAGAAGACAGAACGGGACAACTTGCTTTGCTGGGGGGAGTATATGGGTTTTGGAACACGGTTCAAGAAGGTATTGGCTCATCATCCAGGCATCTTTTACATATCCAATAAGTTGAAGACCCAGACTGTGGTGCTCAGGGAGGCTTACAGGAAGGATTTCTTGGTGGAGCGGCATCCCTTGATGGGTATGAGGCATCGCTACATTTATCTCATGAGTAAAGCCAAGAAATCGCAGAAGTCTAGGACGATCAGGAAGCGAGCCATTAGCTTTTAAAAGTTTGCTGGGTAGAGAAGGACAACCGTGTACACAATGCAGATGGAAGAGAAATGACGGATAGATTTCCACTTGCTGGATTGGGTGAAGCTAGTATACAGCAATGATGAGGCAACTGAAACGTAGATGTGGATCCTGGAAATTATTGTTCTAGGTGCTTCAACCTTGAAGTACATGGCAAGGAGAATGGAGATGCTTCAGGTCCGGTTTGTGTAGCGGACCTCTGGACAAAGGGAACTGAGATCCTGCTTCTTTTAGTTCAGATGAAAGATGAGAAGAGACCAAGGGATAGTAGTTTGATCATCTAGAGGCCGGGTTGGCTACAAGGTGGCTGGTTTTTATTGATTTGTAAGTGGATAACATTGTTCTGTGCCGGCTCTAGTTGACAACCTCAGCCCCTCCAAACTCTGCCAAGAAAGTTGGAGACTAAACCAGAAATTGAGGAGAACGAAGCTGCTGCTGGCAAAGGTTGTGCAGGAAGTTTCTGTATGCCCCTGAGTGACGATGCTGCTGAGGTGAATGTGGAGTTTTGAGATTTTCTGAGAGACCTTTCTTGCTTCAATGTGGGGAAGTTGCTATGTGCAGCCTTTTAGCCAACATTTGGTTAGGAAGCCCGTGCAAGGCAAGTGCTCTGCTTGAGTTAAAACGGGCAAATCTGTATAGCGCcaatctttcatttttgttgccAGTACAAGCGCATGTTCTTGAAGATCTCATCCTTTACtagaaggaaaaagagcatAGCCAGCAATTGTCTTCGTGTCGGTATAGCCGTATAAGTTCTTTGTGCCGTTGCACACTGTTATTGTATTATTCTAATTTGATGCATAAAGTGTTTTCTCATCAAAACTTGATGAAAATGTGTGAGTTGGGATAAATTCGATCTAAGTGGGGTCAGGTCAAGTTTAGACTTCTCTCAAATTGACAATCATTCTCTTCTAGGcctttatttcttctttcctgGATGAGTTTATGAACAAAGACATGCATTTGATAACGAtgcaaaatttctattttcgaaatagaaattcgtgtgataatagtataaaatttctacgcTTGTCGACTCTTGGAGCCCCACCGTGATCGGGAGATTGAAGATCGGCAGTGTGTTGCTAAGGGGAAACATGCatttgataatgacacaaaatttatatttctcgaaataaaaatttgtttgataacatattaaaatttctacggttgtCGATCGCTAGGCCTCAACCGGCGAAGGGCGAATGAGAGCCGAGGATTGGGGACCCAGCGATGGGGGCCCGAAGGTGGCTGATGGCGTGGACGCGAGAGAGGCCCTGGCGGCGGATGGCGATCGGGGACGGGAGACTGGTGTCGGGCGACAGGCAGGAGAGAGTGAGTAATTAATGataaaaattcttatttctatttctgttctaaaaatagaagagtagaaaaattttatattttaattatgttccaaacttatttttagatcaaaatttatctcaaaaaaagaaaaagaaattgcgttatcaaatagatttctgttcaAAATCTATTtgccgatatatatatatatataaagaaaaatagaactGTTGTGAGGCGCGTCCTTGGTTTCGTTTGATCGTCTCCAAATCTCATCTTGTTCGACGAGAAGGTGAGATTTTAATGTTTCAGACTCCAAGAGCTGAACAAGGGGAAAGATCTGACAAAAGTGGGGTCATTCTCAAAGCCATTCGTGACAACTCTACGCAAGGAAGGCAAACAAAAATTTTCGTTTGCATTGACAATCTCCCCGAAGTTCTTGAGTTGTTTGTGCTGTTGCTGTTTTCATGGAATCCTTATTCTCATCTCATTTTATTGTGATTCCGAGGTTCGTGCTTGCAATCTCCGCCATTGTAGCTGGAAAAATGGTAGTGGGCGGAATGGATCAAGAGCGTTGAGCTCTAAGCATACCGAGGATGGTAAAAAGGTGCGAGCTTGCTCGTcagctgatgaagaagaagaaaggtggAGGGTGCGGGACCATCGGATCTGGGTCCGTGAGCTTGCCGGCGAACTCGGCGGTGGCGCACACCCCCGACCATTTGCAATCTCCTTTTCTCCcccagtttgatttttttttaagtttcttttttctttttaatctttatccaaattatttttggaCAAAAGCGCACTGTTCGGTACCGCCAGAAAAATTAAGTGCTTGCCGGCTGGCGAactcatatccttatttgagactaactTAGCCATTTTAAACTCTTGCTTGAAACAAGGTTCACGTTGTGccctcttttgagaaaatgactttacttcatgtccttatttgaaaatttcactttctttttttccttaatcaatTTCAAATTTGGTCGATCTTTatagacatttatttcattttttttcttttttttttgttggccggCATTTCTTTTTGGTCTACCATAAATGAGAAGACATTCAGTCAGTCATGACATACTCTGCTAACTTATGAGCCGATTACCCATTGGACATGCGCCCCAGTGGCATAGCTGGGGTGAGGACGTCTTGTTTTAGGTATAAGGTTCTTTCTATACTGTGCAAAGAGGTAAAGTAAAagtctgaaaaaaaaagaagaagaagaagaagaagaagaagaagagagaagcatTAAAGTaggacaggaaaaaaaaaaaaccttattaGTTAAGGTACGAGACTCTAATCAAGTGACTATAAATGAAGAAACGGATGATGTTTTCAAGCGACTAATGTGCAAAAATCAAATCCACGTCGTTTGCCTAAACCAACGATGTTACCAAGAGGCGACCTTATTGATTTCCTAGAACACGAGCCGTTGCTCACTTGAGCCtattagatcaaaattcataatCGAAGCTTAGAACCCACATAGTCATGGTTTCTCTAAAACCCACTAAACCAACTCCTTGATTATTAAGGGGCAAGAACTGATTGGTGTCCCGTTAAAGGCGCGCAGCGCAGCCCGACCGGAGTGTGGCCGCAATCATTTCGGGGGAGGTGGGGTCGCACCCTTTTGCAGGAAACGGAAAGCTAGAAGAGGGCTCAGCTGATACTTAGCGCGCGCCCCGgcgccatcatcttcttccttgcctTTAATGAGCTCCCTTCCTGCTTCGTTTGGTTGAAACCACATTCCCAGCAACCGAACCAAAACCAAGTCAAATGCTGCTGATGAACTCAGCTGCTTCTTCATCTCTGTCTTGGGTCAtatgatatgcatgaaatgtctCGTGGACGTGCCCTATTTATACTGAGATTGCTCGGTCCTGTGTTACATGTTAGGCGGGTTCCGAACTTTTTGACTATTGAGGCGTCCATGAGACTGACTTGATGAACGGGCTCTGAAGAAGCTGTTGGAAATATGAGATTGTTGGATGAATGATAAATTGATGCTTAAAGAACACCtttgagttggaagtgggaagtgGGAAAACACTAGTCCCacgttgaaaagaaagaaggcctTATATtgctttatagatagttaccctcCTTTTGAGTGGTAACTATCACAACACAAGTACTATGCCTCGCGCACGGGCGCATGGGGGGTGCAAATCCCAGGGCCCAACGGGTGGAAACTTGGGTGCGAGCCAACGACCTCAGTACACGAATACAAGACCGAAAGATGGGCCTCACGGAAAACCCAATTTTGCTTTCCGATTTTTTAATGGCATTGCCATTATTATAACTCATTAGCAGACTTCAAGAGCTGAACGAGGGAAAAGATCATCGACGAAGTGGGGTCATTCTTGAAGCCAAACGCGACAACTATACGCAAGGAAGGCGAACAAAAGTTTGTGTTTGCATTGAGAATCTCCCCGAAGTTCTTGAGTTGTTTGTGCTGGTGCTGTTTCATGGAATCCTTAGTCTCATCTCATTTTATTGTGATTCCGAGGCTTGTGCTTGCAATCTCCGCCATTGTAGTTGGAAAAATGGTAGTGGGCGGAATGGATCGAGAGCGTTGAGCTCTGAGCATACCGAGGATGGTAAAAAGGTGCGAGCTTGCTCGTcagctgatgaagaagaagaagaagaagaaaggaggagaGTGCGGGACCATCGGATCTGGGTCCGTGAGCTTACCGGCGAACTCGGCGGTGGCGCATAACCCCGACCATTTGCAATCTCCTTTGCTCCCccggttttatttattttttatttttactttcttttttctttttaatctttatccaaattatttttggataaaaaCGCGGCGAactcatgtccttatttgagactaactTAGTCACCTTAAACTCTTgcttgaaataaggttcacgtTGTGtcttcttttgagaaaatgactttACTTTAtggccttatttgaaaatttcacttTCTGTTTCTTCCTTAATCAATTTCAAATTTGGCTGATCTTTATAgacatttctttcatttttttcttttttttttaattgttggtCGGCATTTCTTTTTGGTCTACCATAAATGAGAAGACATTCAGTCAGTCATGACATACTCTGCTAACTTATGAGCCGATTACCCATTGGACATGCGCCCCAGTGGCATAGCTGGGGTGTGGACGTCTTGTTTTAGGTATAAGGTTCTTTCTATACTCTGCAAAGAGGTAAAGTAAAAgtctgaaagaagaagaagaagaagaagaagaagagagaagcatTAAAGTAGgacaggacaaaaaaaaaaccttattaGTTAAGGTACGAGACTGTAATCAAGTGACTATTATTGAAGAAACGGATGATGTTTTCAAGCGATCGGGGTGCAAAAATCAAATCCACGTCGTTTGACTAAACCAACCATGTTACCTAAACAGGCGACCTTACTGATTTCCTAGAACACGAGCCGTTGCTCACTTGAGCCtattagatcaaaattcataatCGAAGCTTAGAACCCACATAGTCATGGTTTCTCTAAAACCCACTAAACCAACTCCTTGATTATGAAGGGGCAAGAACTGATTGGTGTCCCCGTTAAAGGCGCGCAGCACGGCCCGACCGGAGTGTGGCCGCAATCATTTCCGGGAGGTGGGGTCGGACCCTTTTGCAGGAAATGGAAAGCTAGAAGACGGCTCAGCTGATTATTATAGCGCGCCCCAgcgccatcatcttcttccttgcctTTAATGAGCTCCCTTCCTGCTTCATTTGGTTGCAACCACATTCCCAGCAACAGAACCAAAACCAAGGCAAATGCTGCTGATGAACTCAGCTGCTTCTTCATCTCTGTCTTGGGTCAtatgatatgcatgaaatgtctCGTGGACGCGCCCTACTTATACCGAGATTGCTCAGTCCTGTGTTACATGTTAGGCGGGCTTCGAACTTTTTGACTATTGAGGTGTGCATGAGACTGACTTGATTATTTTTGAACGGGCTCTAATGAATTGAATTGCATTAATGATTGATCCTAAACAGTAAACACCCGTCATATACGTCTTAAGAGCTATGAGATAAAAGGATAGCCTTAAGTGAAATTTCGTAAGTGTTGAattcacctttttcttttaacCTTGTGGGGTGTGTGCTTTTGGTCGTCCGGATAAAAACTCCGGATAAGATTACAATTATCCTATTCGAAGAATGCCTTCTGCCCTAGGTGAAGCTAATGGCGGCGCCACCTTTGGCATCGCTGAATTGAAATTGCGGTGAGCCTCACCTGAATAGCACGACACCATCGGACAATTTCAACGTGTATATCGTCATTTTTATTAAAGGTACATAAAATGTTTGGCATTAATatactagaaaaaataaatgtcaTTACAAGTTTACTTCAAttgtacaataaaaaaaaaattgggcctaATACCCTATAAAACCTTAAACTTTagtttttatctcaattctacctttcatataataaaaaaaaactttaaactttaggtccaattccaattctacTCTAAACTTTCTTTTGTCCTATAAAAAACTATCAACTTCAAgtcttgtcccaattttatcaTCCAGTCCCAATTGTACCATAATATTTTCACGGTCGCATAAAAAGccacaaacttttacttgaatCACAAATCTTCCCACATTAACCTTGAGTCCAAAATTTCTCGTTGACAAccgataaaaagaaaacaaccaaACACAAGCTATTCGAGTGTTCCGACTTTCGAGAGCAAGCTCTCCAACCGCAAGAGATAGAACATCAAGCACAAGAGATCAAAGACCAAGCGCAAAATCATTAAAAGGGCGATTTTGACATAGTGTTAATGAAGGCAAAATtaggactcaagtaaaagttggcAATCTttaataagacaaaaaaaaaattagagtgaaATTGAAACTAAACCTAAAGCTGAGATTTTcttaagagataaaaaaaaatgtttatggtAGAATTGATATTGCACCtgaagttgaggatttttttttatgaaacaaaaaaggttCAGGGAAGAATTaggactagacctaaagttaaAAGTTCTttcaaagacaaagaaaaaagtttagggtatgGGATTGAGATTGCATttaaagttagaggtttttaAGAGACTAGTCATAATTAGGACAAGAGTTAAAGTTGGAGGTTGCTTAGGGTATtaggcagaaaaaaaaaaaaaaaaaattaaagtaaaactATTTTAACCACAATAGCTTAGAAAAACCATCATATCCATTTATTGCATCTTGTTACTATTTTCTTATTATCTAATGATTAAGTGAAAATAATGTTGTATTTACTCGTGTAAATGTGAAGTGTATAATCGTATCTCTATTTCTTAACTAACTCACGaaagatataaaataattagacaagtatAATATGGTGCGTGCTAAATGCGTCTTTTATTGTAAGCTCAACAAACACGTGGGAGATGGGTGATACAATTGCAAATCATATTCATACGTGTATATGTTGGGAGTGCACAGTAGAAATCCGATACCTTCATCCGAGGAGATCGACAAGAGGGAATCCAAGttcgagcccgtcaacatatcaaGTTAGAcctaccttcactcaaaaacttaagccaatgaattatgagtctaagttggatatattaaccgttccacaccacattaattcttcaaatatgagacttttctaacacaactctaACAGTATATTATGTGAAAGTGCAAGTATTGTATTAACAGCTGGGTGTTTGCTTAGTAGTCACTCTAGATCCGACTGAGATCTGAGGTCcctctgtcttttttttttttggggggggagcgACAGAGGAGGGGATGGCAACTGGCATCAGGGTGGGGCGGCGATGGAGGATACAACGGCATTTGAAGGCGAACGATTGAGGAGGTTTGGCGCGAGCGCAGCAGtggcggggagagagagatagatgggCTAGATTTGAATTTTGTCGAGTAAATTCCTTGAAAAGTGGGAGCATTGTGATCAGATCATAGTGTTCAACATATGATCCATTTTCTTGGGCAATTTCCAAGATCAGTCCACACAATTCTAGTCTCTTGTATCAGTTGTATCAGTATGTGGCATGCAAATACATGAGAGGTAAATACTTGTAACACAAACAAAAATCTTGGATAAAGTTATGATATCATCCCTGCTACACGGCGGAGTTTATCTCAGGCCTTCAAAACATTGAACCCCATCTCCGGAAGGAGAAAGTGAAGGAGAAGATATCTCGGGCCGTCCGAACTCTGAATTATCAGTTCCCCCAACGTGATTCGACCAGTTCATCGGCCGACTTTACAACTCTCCTGCGACAATTACTTGGGAGAGAGATAATGTCAAATCTACATCTGTGGGACGATATAGCTTTGTGGCTACTAAAAAGGAGACATGCCCGGAGCTTGACGAAGAAGAGGCCTCCTCGAAATTGGTGCTCCTGCACCGGTACgccatattttaatattttttgatatttttatttttttctcttttttatttaggCAGTCCTAcgtggcgaccctcgccgactacaaagaaaaggcaagaaaaaacaaagacaaaaaaagacaaaaattattaatagaaattcaaaaaagatattatagtattattaaaaattatccacgtcagcatcaaCCATGCTACATAGGACGATCtgcatccacgtcaacaatatTTAGCtaataggactcaattggaaaaaagttaaaaagtttatgattgaattggtaaaattaaaaggtttaggacttttggacaatttttctcgATTAAATTGGTTGTATAACTTGTAACTCTCGCAGGGAAAGGGTCCCATattctccttctcctttcctTCTCTTGTAAACAATGTCATTTTACTATTCATGCGCTGCACAAGAAGCTATACTATATTCATATCAAAGGAAAATGGTCATGTTTGGTGTGCTATTTGTCATATGTTAGCTTAAGATGTCACCTTTAAATGAAGAAAGTCGAAAATCGAATTGCGTTGACTTCTCctctcttattttttcatgCATTTTGAGCGTCCTAACTCTACTCTCCTACAAATCTGTATTAGGTTGATTGCCGGTGTAAAAAATAATTCACACATTTGCCGTTGGTTGATTGACACGTAGTAAAGTTCGATTT
Protein-coding sequences here:
- the LOC115730790 gene encoding protein WHAT'S THIS FACTOR 9, mitochondrial, which translates into the protein MNWVLQSKLYKLPQLALAHRLQATRLFIDARVKWVRDPFLDTAVEKEKDLKPLCSLLHHILSSPSLSLPLSSASLLHLPSSATTSTAASFFLKYPSVFTIFQPSPGLPLHVRLAPSALSIHRQESALHLSPSTRHSAATRLAKLLMLTGSLALPFHIIDKFRWDLGLPPNYVPDLLSDYPDYFNVRAVKDEATGKELLALELVSWRDELAVSSLQERVRDGDFNGKPGKRIRFSMNFPRGFDLEKRVKAWVDRWQDLPYISPYEDGFHLAPSGDQAEKWMVAVLHELLWLLLSKKTERDNLLCWGEYMGFGTRFKKVLAHHPGIFYISNKLKTQTVVLREAYRKDFLVERHPLMGMRHRYIYLMSKAKKSQKSRTIRKRAISF